A window of the Lactuca sativa cultivar Salinas chromosome 7, Lsat_Salinas_v11, whole genome shotgun sequence genome harbors these coding sequences:
- the LOC111914748 gene encoding uncharacterized protein LOC111914748: MFNEITDGKLRVKHSIRDLSLILGDPNPVGSTSLLPTLKRCSSTVPLSPPSLIFLDMANKKPYGITNIKAYVPMILDLNELNYDAWCKLFTTHCKAFGVHGILTSTTKPTSPTDVEWENLNNIVQMWLYSTMTQPLLNMILKPDSTTKSVCLSVEALFRDNKDARVIELDNEIRSLVIGDRTIADYCQKLKSLSDLLANIDSPIPEKTLVTYMLNGLSPNLKTLLC, translated from the coding sequence ATGTTCAATGAAATCACAGATGGGAAATTACGTGTCAAACATAGTATTAGAGATCTTTCTTTGATCCTTGGTGACCCTAATCCAGTTGGCTCTACTTCTCTTCTCCCCACTCTCAAGCGGTGTTCCTCCACCGTCCCTCTCTCTCCTCCCTCTCTCATTTTCTTGGACATGGCTAATAAAAAACCATACGGTATTACAAACATCAAGGCATATGTTCCTATGATCCTTGATTTAAACGAACTCAACTATGATGCTTGGTGCAAACTTTTTACCACTCACTGTAAGGCTTTTGGCGTTCATGGCATCCTTACCAGCACCACAAAACCCACTAGCCCCACCGATGTTGAATGGGAAAATCTCAACAACATTGTCCAGATGTGGCTCTATAGCACCATGACGCAACCCTTACTCAACATGATCTTAAAACCGGACTCCACAACAAAGTCAGTTTGTTTAAGCGTTGAAGCACTCTTTCGGGACAATAAAGATGCTAGGGTAATCGAGCTTGATAATGAAATCCGCTCCTTAGTCATTGGCGACCGCACCATTGCAGATTATTGTCAGAAATTGAAGTCCTTATCTGATCTTCTAGCCAACATCGACTCCCCGATTCCTGAGAAAACTCTTGTCACCTACATGCTTAACGGTCTATCACCAAATTTGAAAACATTGCTATGCTAA
- the LOC111914756 gene encoding receptor-like protein 7 translates to MAKLLHFFMLTLVLYVPQSILANEFSSSTQSLRHSDECSILFQFKEDMSINQSASSDPHAYPKVASWKLNKSDCCFWDGVECSEKSSGHVIGLDLSSSFLYGPINSNNSLFNLIHLRTLNLADNDFQFSQIPSRIGGLLHLANLNLSYSLFGGQIPNEITQLTQLISLDLTGNPLKLQALSFKNLVQNITDTLRELILSGVNIDSEVPVILTNTSSITSLVLRDCGLRGEFPTGIFHLPMLQHLDMSGNHDLFGYLPKFHANSQLTNLNLAETNFHGMLPRSIGNLIHLNQLDVSGCNFSGPLPGSISNLTQLTLLRLDYNRFWGRIPSLVSLSKLTYLILSSNEFDGRNLSEWVGKLPNLLHLDLRLNNLSCEIPSSIGNQTQLRRLYLNYNNMVGEIPSSLANLTRLTDLILGFNDFTGRIPSLESLSNLNVLYLSLNNFDRWKLPDWIGKLNKLTYLQLVAVNLYGEIPSSIFNLTQVEDLLLSSNQMEGRVPPFPSTMTKLTSLILQKNQLKGPIPRSLLNLQNLEAIVLNDNNINTTVEVDIFLGLRNLKLLTLGGNRITLSVMTNITSDMLPKFEILKLESCYMKVFPDFLRFQDQLQEVYLDDNEIDGLIPEWMGNVSKESLQTLSLSKNSLIGFEQHWPVLPWVGLRLLDLSHNMLHGSIPVPSSTTMNYLVSNNKLSGKIPPSICDLHSLQLLDLSFNNISGSIPPCLEKLNSSLLVLNLRGNTLQGTIPNAFKNRSKLLMMNLSENQLEGQIPRSLENCASLQILDLGNNRMEDLFPFWLGALSDLQVLILRFNKFHGALKIPSKSNSTFSKLRIINLSFNSFSGDLPHQLFQDWSAMKETEQNAAYMEANVDIFGTKYYFWLGNYSYSMNMTNKGVKTEYEKVLNIFIAVDLSSNKFGGKIPEAINTLSNLRLLNLSNNELSGTIPSFMGNLRNLESLDLSRNKFSGSIPQELVQLNFLSFFNVSFNKLIGPIPQGGQFSFQNMSYMGNSALCGEPLSKDCGDPKALEHPTISSAEATWSDLPSGVDWVFMVSGVASGLVIGILFGGHLTRGCYKWFLKRFRN, encoded by the coding sequence ATGGCAAAATTGTTGCATTTCTTTATGCTGACACTTGTCCTATATGTTCCTCAATCTATCTTAGCAAATGAGTTTTCATCTTCAACTCAGTCATTGCGCCATAGTGATGAGTGCTCTATATTATTCCAGTTCAAGGAGGACATGTCTATAAACCAATCTGCATCCTCTGATCCTCATGCTTATCCAAAGGTTGCTTCATGGAAGCTCAACAAGAGCGATTGTTGCTTTTGGGATGGGGTTGAGTGCAGTGAGAAAAGCTCAGGTCATGTGATAGGGCTTGACTTAAGTAGCAGTTTTCTCTATGGTCCCATTAACTCCAACAACTCTCTCTTCAACCTCATCCACCTTCGTACCCTAAACCTTGCAGATAATGATTTCCAGTTCTCTCAAATTCCATCTCGAATAGGaggtctcttgcacttagcaaatCTAAATCTCTCCTATTCTCTTTTCGGTGGTCAAATCCCGAATGAAATCACACAACTTACCCAATTGATTTCCTTGGATCTAACTGGAAACCCATTAAAGCTACAAGCTCTTAGCTTCAAAAACCTAGTTCAAAACATAACGGATACTCTGAGAGAACTCATTCTCTCCGGGGTCAACATAGATTCTGAAGTACCTGTTATCTTGACCAATACCTCTTCCATAACATCACTCGTTCTTAgagattgtgggcttaggggtgAATTCCCAACAGGTATTTTTCATCTACCAATGCTGCAACATCTTGACATGAGTGGTAACCATGATCTTTTTGGTTATTTACCAAAGTTTCATGCTAACAGTCAACTTACGAATCTGAACCTCGCTGAAACAAATTTTCATGGCATGCTACCGAGGTCAATTGGGAACCTCATACACTTGAATCAGTTGGATGTAAGCGGTTGCAATTTCTCTGGGCCTCTTCCTGGATCAATCAGCAACCTAACACAGCTTACACTTCTGAGGCTCGATTATAACAGGTTTTGGGGGCGTATTCCTTCTTTGGTCAGCCTATCAAAACTCACTTATCTGATACTTTCCTCCAATGAATTTGACGGAAGGAACCTCTCTGAATGGGTTGGTAAGCTTCCAAACCTCTTACATTTGGACCTTAGGCTTAACAATCTAAGTTGTGAGATCCCATCATCTATTGGGAATCAAACACAACTTAGACGACTTTACCTCAACTACAACAACATGGTTGGTGAAATACCATCCTCACTTGCGAACCTAACACGCCTTACAGACCTGATCCTCGGGTTTAATGACTTCACAGGCCGAATTCCCTCTTTAGAAAGCCTCTCAAACCTCAACGTTTTGTACCTCTCCCTCAATAATTTTGATAGATGGAAGCTTCCTGATTGGATTGGTAAGCTAAATAAGCTTACTTACTTGCAACTTGTTGCTGTCAACCTGTATGGTGAGATCCCATCTTCAATTTTTAACTTGACCCAAGTTGAAGATTTATTACTGTCATCGAATCAAATGGAAGGTCGGGTCCCACCTTTTCCAAGTACCATGACAAAGCTAACGAGCTTAATCCTTCAAAAAAATCAACTGAAAGGCCCCATCCCAAGGTCATTGCTGAATCTCCAAAATCTAGAAGCAATTGTGTtgaatgataataacatcaacaCCACAGTGGAGGTTGACATTTTCCTTGGTCTCAGGAATCTCAAGCTTCTCACTCTAGGGGGAAATAGAATCACACTTTCTGTCATGACCAACATTACCAGTGACATGCTACCAAAGTTTGAAATCTTAAAGTTGGAATCCTGTTACATGAAAGTCTTCCCTGACTTTCTTAGATTTCAAGATCAACTGCAGGAAGTGTATCTCGATGACAATGAAATTGATGGGCTAATACCCGAGTGGATGGGGAATGTTAGCAAAGAATCACTGCAAACACTTTCTCTTTCCAAAAATTCCTTAATTGGTTTTGAGCAGCATTGGCCAGTTCTTCCTTGGGTTGGTTTACGTTTATTAGACCTGAGTCACAATATGTTGCATGGATCGATCCCAGTGCCATCATCAACCACCATGAACTATTTGGTATCAAACAATAAGTTGTCTGGCAAAATTCCACCGTCCATATGTGATTTGCACTCTCTCCAGTTGCTTGATTTGTCGTTTAACAACATTAGTGGCTCAATTCCTCCATGCTTGGAGAAACTAAATAGTTCGTTGTTAGTGTTGAATCTTAGGGGTAACACTTTACAAGGAACCATTCCTAATGCTTTCAAGAATAGAAGCAAGCTTCTAATGATGAATTTAAGTGAAAATCAATTAGAGGGACAGATACCAAGATCATTGGAAAACTGTGCGTCACTCCAGATCCTTGATCTTGGAAATAATCGTATGGAGGACCTGTTTCCCTTCTGGCTGGGAGCACTTTCAGACTTACAAGTGCTCATACTTCGGTTTAACAAATTTCATGGTGCTTTAAAGATCCCAAGTAAAAGCAACTCTACATTCTCAAAATTACGCATCATCAACCTCTCGTTTAATTCATTTTCTGGTGATCTGCCACATCAGCTCTTCCAGGATTGGTCAGCAATGAAGGAGACAGAACAAAATGCAGCGTATATGGAAGCAAATGTTGATATTTTTGGGACAAAGTACTACTTCTGGTTAGGAAATTATTCATACTCCATGAATATGACTAACAAAGGTGTAAAGACGGAGTATGAGAAAGTTTTGAACATCTTTATAGCAGTTGATCTCTCAAGTAACAAGTTCGGAGGGAAGATTCCAGAAGCCATTAATACCCTTAGTAATCTTCGGTTGCTCAACCTTTCCAATAATGAGCTTTCAGGTACCATCCCATCTTTCATGGGGAACTTGAGAAATCTCGAATCACTGGATCTTTCTAGAAACAAATTCTCTGGATCGATTCCTCAAGAGCTGGTACAACTGAATTTTCTCTCATTCTTCAATGTATCCTTCAACAAACTTATTGGCCCCATACCACAAGGTGGACAGTTCAGCTTTCAGAACATGTCTTACATGGGAAATTCAGCGCTTTGTGGGGAACCTTTATCCAAGGATTGTGGGGATCCAAAAGCATTAGAGCATCCAACAATTTCATCAGCTGAAGCTACTTGGTCTGACTTGCCGAGTGGAGTTGATTGGGTTTTTATGGTTTCAGGAGTTGCAAGTGGGCTAGTGATAGGGATTCTTTTTGGAGGCCATCTAACCAGAGGTTGTTACAAGTGGTTTCTCAAAAGATTCAGAAATTGA